The stretch of DNA CACCGCCACGACGGTATCCCCCGCGCCGGTTACATCAAACACTTCCTTCGCCACCGTCGGAAAAAACTTCCCCGCCGCTTTCCCTTCAAACAACGCCATGCCGTCGGCGCTCAACGTGGCCAACACCGATCCGATGCGGTGCTCCCTGATAAGCGCGCGGGCCGCCCTTTCGATGCCCGCTTTATCGGGGCAGTGCGTCCGCGCCGCTTTTTCCAGCTCGTGCCGGTTCGGGGTGATGAAGCTGGCCCCCCGGTATTTGGCGAAGCTGTCCCCTTTCGGGTCGACCACCGCCGGCTTGCCGTTTTTACGCGCCCAACCGATGATGTCGGCCAGCAGGGCGTTTGTAAGCAGCCCTTTGTTGTAATCCGAAATAACGATGCCGTGCGCCTTCGCGGCGATTTTTTTGAAGTGGGCGAAGAACCGCGCTTCCATCTCTTTTGAAATGGGGTGGCGCTTCTCGCGGTCGATGCGCAATAGCTGCTGGTGCTGCGCCATCACGCGGCTTTTTTTGATGGTCGGTCTGTCGGCGGAGGCGACGAGGCCGCGCGAGGAAATGCCCTTTTGTTTCAGCAGCCGTTTGAGGCGCTGCGCGTCCGGATCAGCGCCGGTGACGCCCACCAGTTCCACTTGGCAGTTCATCTTGCGGAAGTTCGCCGCCACATTTGCCGCGCCCCCCAGCTTCAGGTCGTCATGTGTGCAGTCCAACACGCCGACGGGGGCTTCGGGGGAAATACGCGAAAAATCCCCACTGAGGTATTCGTCCAATATCACGTCCCCCACCACCACCACGGTGACGGGCTTGAGTTCTTTCAACCGCCGATAGAGTTCCGCTTCCAGCACCCTGTTCTCCTTTAAATGTCGTAACGCCCCCGCATTATATACGGCCCCTGTCATTCTGAGCCTGGCGAAGAATC from Nitrospinota bacterium encodes:
- the rfaE1 gene encoding D-glycero-beta-D-manno-heptose-7-phosphate kinase yields the protein MLEAELYRRLKELKPVTVVVVGDVILDEYLSGDFSRISPEAPVGVLDCTHDDLKLGGAANVAANFRKMNCQVELVGVTGADPDAQRLKRLLKQKGISSRGLVASADRPTIKKSRVMAQHQQLLRIDREKRHPISKEMEARFFAHFKKIAAKAHGIVISDYNKGLLTNALLADIIGWARKNGKPAVVDPKGDSFAKYRGASFITPNRHELEKAARTHCPDKAGIERAARALIREHRIGSVLATLSADGMALFEGKAAGKFFPTVAKEVFDVTGAGDTVVAVFTAAWLGGFLPEEAARLANYAGGLQVAHLGAEGVGLDEIRHALGTEAGLGESKIVDAKTAAALAENLRKKKHKVVFTNGCFDLLHYGHIQYLQKARALGDRLFLGLNSDASVRRLKGPSRPVVNEHDRAHIMAALDCIDQVIVFGEETPLKLIKAVKPDILVKGGDYTIEGIVGHKEVQSWGGGVKTIKYIEGSSSTGIIKKIVRSHK